In Streptomyces sp. NBC_00306, a single genomic region encodes these proteins:
- a CDS encoding ATP-binding protein has protein sequence MNWLIRDYRESDLAAVVHLIDTTAELGQESVFSLAECIGALTSRQPAVVAVHQGVPIGAALATVAGERAWVMRVAISSAWRGRGLASALLVELERRLIAARAGRIAYVLPEEELLGEGLLNAGYTRQPAVAYFEKVEPLHGPAANLLEDLGGRFLPSDLWTRVAGMEAEKDLIERRVVLPLAEPERAARHGVRPPRAVALFGPPGTGKTTFARAVAARLGWPFVELLPSRLADEGNLAAALRSAFARIAELERVLVFIDEVEEIAPVRSDAVQVGGMHGVTNELLKLIPGFREGDERLLVCATNSVRSLDPAFLRPGRFDYLIPIGTPDAAARAAIWSRFTDGRPDVEVPVLVAASELFTPADIEHAARIAAQSAFERDLETIGGAPLDRRDLGAGTEDYLTAISQCRPTVTTEMIEQFGADITAHARV, from the coding sequence GTGAACTGGCTCATCCGCGACTACCGCGAGAGCGATCTCGCGGCGGTGGTCCACCTGATCGACACCACGGCCGAGCTCGGCCAGGAGTCCGTGTTCTCGCTCGCCGAGTGCATCGGCGCACTCACCTCGCGCCAGCCCGCGGTCGTCGCGGTGCACCAGGGCGTACCGATCGGCGCGGCGCTCGCCACCGTGGCGGGCGAGCGGGCCTGGGTGATGCGTGTCGCCATCTCTTCCGCCTGGCGTGGCCGGGGTCTTGCGAGCGCGCTCCTCGTGGAGCTGGAGCGGCGCCTGATCGCGGCCCGCGCGGGGCGTATCGCCTATGTGCTGCCCGAGGAGGAACTGCTCGGCGAGGGGCTGCTGAACGCCGGATACACACGGCAGCCCGCCGTCGCCTACTTCGAGAAGGTCGAGCCGTTGCACGGTCCGGCGGCCAATCTGCTGGAGGACCTCGGCGGCCGGTTCCTGCCCAGCGATCTGTGGACCAGGGTCGCCGGCATGGAGGCCGAGAAGGACCTGATCGAACGGCGGGTGGTGCTGCCGCTGGCGGAGCCCGAGCGCGCCGCCCGGCACGGCGTCCGACCGCCGCGTGCGGTCGCGCTGTTCGGTCCGCCGGGGACGGGCAAGACCACGTTCGCCCGCGCCGTCGCGGCCCGGCTCGGCTGGCCCTTCGTCGAACTGCTGCCCTCCCGGCTGGCGGACGAGGGCAATCTCGCCGCCGCGCTGCGCAGCGCCTTCGCCCGGATCGCGGAGCTGGAGCGGGTGCTGGTCTTCATCGACGAGGTCGAGGAGATCGCCCCGGTGCGCTCGGACGCGGTGCAGGTGGGCGGGATGCACGGCGTGACCAATGAACTGCTCAAGCTCATCCCGGGTTTCCGGGAGGGCGACGAGCGTCTCCTGGTGTGCGCCACCAACTCCGTACGCTCACTGGACCCGGCGTTCCTGCGGCCCGGGCGGTTCGACTACCTGATTCCGATCGGTACGCCGGACGCGGCGGCCCGTGCCGCCATCTGGTCCCGCTTCACGGACGGCCGCCCTGATGTCGAGGTCCCTGTCCTGGTCGCGGCCAGTGAGCTGTTCACGCCCGCCGACATCGAGCACGCGGCACGGATCGCGGCACAGAGTGCGTTCGAGCGGGACCTGGAGACGATCGGTGGCGCCCCGCTCGACCGGCGCGATCTCGGGGCGGGGACCGAGGACTATCTGACGGCGATCTCCCAGTGCCGTCCGACGGTGACGACCGAAATGATCGAGCAGTTCGGAGCGGACATCACCGCGCATGCGCGGGTGTGA
- a CDS encoding fibronectin type III domain-containing protein yields the protein MTTIPRPAARALLATALVSAVLSGCSDSSADASAGARADGPAAGKPDTTAGVTLAATLDSPIDITLRWSGRDPGAAGHVVEFATERQGPYTVLQFAPPGRRTYTHPDLIPMTPFYYRLRPYYGPASDAVGIALPPGGFGERDQRKDHGWAEPRKLPRDERAGAPRHPVTGGPDRAAAPTGLKATVMHANGVKLTWQDHARDEVGYLIEVRPAGEREYRVAAVLDADIESAGLITLPQEKKAAIRVRPLRYGQQSNIVHRTTGAETSG from the coding sequence ATGACGACGATTCCCCGCCCGGCCGCCCGCGCGCTGCTGGCCACCGCTCTGGTGTCCGCCGTCCTGTCCGGCTGCTCGGACAGCTCCGCGGACGCCTCCGCGGGCGCGCGGGCGGACGGGCCCGCCGCCGGGAAACCTGACACCACGGCCGGTGTGACGCTGGCGGCCACCCTCGACTCACCGATCGACATCACGCTGCGCTGGAGCGGCCGGGACCCGGGAGCGGCGGGGCACGTCGTGGAGTTCGCCACCGAGCGGCAGGGGCCGTACACCGTCCTGCAGTTCGCGCCGCCCGGCCGCCGCACGTACACCCACCCCGATCTCATCCCGATGACCCCCTTCTACTACCGGCTCCGGCCGTACTACGGGCCCGCGTCGGACGCGGTCGGCATCGCGCTGCCGCCGGGCGGCTTCGGTGAGCGGGACCAGCGGAAGGACCACGGGTGGGCCGAGCCCCGGAAGCTCCCCCGCGACGAAAGGGCCGGCGCACCCCGGCACCCCGTCACGGGAGGCCCGGACAGGGCGGCGGCGCCGACCGGGCTGAAGGCGACCGTCATGCACGCGAACGGTGTGAAGCTCACCTGGCAGGACCACGCCCGGGACGAAGTGGGCTATCTGATCGAGGTACGGCCCGCCGGCGAACGCGAGTACCGGGTCGCCGCGGTCCTCGACGCGGACATCGAGTCCGCCGGGCTGATCACCCTGCCGCAGGAGAAGAAGGCGGCGATCCGCGTCCGGCCCCTGCGCTACGGGCAGCAGTCCAACATCGTCCACCGCACGACGGGAGCGGAGACGTCCGGCTGA
- a CDS encoding sialidase family protein codes for MRHPAALLATALLPLITLSTAGTAFASGGGSGPVRLSGPSPFAGCAPGAADGLMAEGAIEPGLASDPSRPGLMAAVWPQDRQRGLVVAVTKDGGRTWKRSVVPGLTRCSGGRFDYVDEPAVTFTGDGGLVVSGGLFMADGSDSAGLSVRSDDDGATWAAPAVIAREPDPAEGGVAAGPVVVDPRSPRVMYAVTPRFPATERSRNQALIARSSDGGRTWQSPHLVVDSGEGHMVSGHRLSVLPDGTLVDVYTLIRFGGPVLSVQATRSTDGGRTWSAPVKVSDLRTKWLFQDPESGEQVSHTTSLLSDSGVDPRTGRMYAAWQDARFSAGAADGVALSSSGDGGRTWSEPVKVNRTPAGIPAAHQQAFTVSLDVARDGTVGVAYSDFRHNDARAPLFTDRWLVRCRPLASAAGGCHLPTAGTDRGSARWKETRLTPESFDMRQAPRIPDAGSPRGYFLGEQMGLAATGRGFAAAWAVPDAPGSAAVHVRPAA; via the coding sequence ATGCGCCACCCTGCCGCGCTGCTTGCCACCGCCCTGCTGCCCCTGATCACCCTGTCCACCGCCGGTACGGCGTTCGCGTCCGGGGGTGGATCCGGCCCGGTACGGCTGTCCGGGCCCAGCCCGTTCGCCGGCTGTGCACCCGGCGCGGCCGACGGGCTGATGGCCGAGGGTGCCATCGAACCCGGCCTCGCGTCCGACCCGTCCCGTCCCGGCTTGATGGCCGCGGTGTGGCCGCAGGACCGCCAGCGGGGTCTGGTCGTGGCCGTGACGAAGGACGGCGGCCGCACCTGGAAGCGGTCCGTCGTTCCCGGTCTGACCCGCTGCTCGGGAGGCCGCTTCGATTACGTCGACGAGCCGGCCGTGACCTTCACGGGCGACGGCGGACTCGTCGTGTCGGGCGGTCTGTTCATGGCCGACGGATCCGACTCGGCCGGTCTGTCGGTGCGTTCCGACGACGACGGGGCGACGTGGGCCGCCCCGGCGGTGATCGCCCGCGAGCCGGACCCGGCCGAGGGCGGGGTCGCCGCCGGTCCGGTCGTCGTCGACCCGCGCAGCCCCCGGGTGATGTACGCCGTCACCCCGCGCTTCCCGGCGACGGAACGCTCGCGCAACCAGGCCCTGATCGCGCGCAGCAGCGACGGAGGACGGACCTGGCAGAGCCCGCACCTGGTCGTCGACTCGGGCGAGGGCCACATGGTGTCGGGGCACCGGCTGAGTGTGCTGCCCGACGGCACCCTCGTCGACGTCTACACGCTCATCCGGTTCGGAGGCCCCGTCCTGTCCGTGCAGGCGACGCGTTCCACGGACGGCGGGCGGACCTGGTCGGCGCCGGTCAAGGTGTCCGATCTGCGTACGAAGTGGCTCTTCCAGGACCCTGAGTCGGGGGAGCAGGTCTCCCACACCACGAGCCTGCTCTCCGACTCGGGCGTCGATCCCCGTACCGGGCGGATGTACGCGGCCTGGCAGGACGCGAGGTTCAGCGCAGGCGCCGCCGACGGGGTGGCGCTGTCGTCCTCCGGTGACGGAGGGCGCACCTGGAGCGAGCCCGTCAAGGTGAACCGCACACCGGCCGGCATCCCTGCCGCTCATCAGCAGGCGTTCACCGTCTCGCTGGACGTGGCCCGGGACGGGACGGTCGGAGTCGCCTACTCCGACTTCCGTCACAACGACGCCCGGGCGCCCCTGTTCACGGACCGCTGGCTGGTGCGCTGCCGCCCGCTCGCATCGGCCGCGGGCGGCTGTCACCTGCCGACCGCTGGTACGGACCGCGGTTCAGCCCGTTGGAAGGAGACACGGCTGACTCCCGAGTCCTTCGACATGCGTCAGGCGCCCCGGATTCCCGATGCGGGAAGCCCGCGCGGCTACTTCCTGGGGGAGCAGATGGGACTGGCCGCCACGGGCCGGGGGTTCGCCGCGGCCTGGGCGGTTCCTGATGCCCCGGGCAGCGCGGCGGTCCACGTCCGGCCCGCCGCCTGA
- a CDS encoding pyridoxal phosphate-dependent aminotransferase yields MAGSNVTALFRASTAHSPSYFTLNRAGGAEAGEITDFCIPCNPYFPTPEMFEMLGSRLREILTYYPSGADTITAELCQVLGLNPQTVAMGNGSTELITWIDHLLVRESLAVPVPTFGRWTDQPMETGKRVDMLLLPEAHGFGLDPASFVQFIRSRGSRTAVICNPNNPDGGYLPKQKVIALLDELQDLDLVVVDESFLEFADAEPDPSVAAEAVLRTNVIVLRSLGKNFGLHGVRFGYLVSNPTLAGKVRAALPKWNLNSFAETVVFMLREHRQEYAQSLAQARQDRQEMMWRLSQLPGLTVYPSQGNFLYVRLPEGVDGAVLRDRLLGEHGVLVRECSNKVGSSGRFLRLVIRPQHDVARLMSAMEQVLYGRSVQVPEQPPQPMAPMLSQVPSQAQPQPQPQPQPQRQPQPQMQMQMQAPAPMLALAQEPVSARGLSPARQPAPGRTAAPPAAPAAALSQAMVPGYTSGTAAVDRLIAGA; encoded by the coding sequence ATGGCCGGCAGCAATGTCACGGCACTCTTTCGCGCGTCCACGGCGCACAGCCCTTCGTACTTCACCCTGAACAGGGCGGGCGGCGCCGAGGCGGGAGAGATCACCGACTTCTGCATCCCCTGCAACCCGTACTTCCCCACCCCTGAGATGTTCGAGATGCTCGGCAGCCGGCTGCGTGAGATCCTCACCTACTACCCGAGCGGCGCCGACACCATCACCGCCGAGCTGTGCCAGGTGCTCGGTCTCAATCCGCAGACCGTCGCGATGGGCAACGGCTCCACCGAACTGATCACCTGGATCGATCACTTGCTGGTCCGCGAATCGCTGGCCGTCCCCGTGCCCACCTTCGGACGGTGGACCGACCAGCCGATGGAGACGGGCAAACGCGTCGACATGCTGCTGCTTCCGGAGGCACACGGATTCGGCCTGGACCCGGCCTCCTTCGTGCAGTTCATCCGGTCCCGCGGCTCCCGCACCGCCGTCATCTGCAACCCCAACAACCCCGACGGCGGCTATCTGCCCAAGCAGAAGGTCATCGCCCTCCTCGACGAGCTCCAGGACCTCGATCTGGTCGTCGTCGACGAGTCGTTCCTCGAGTTCGCGGACGCCGAGCCCGATCCGAGCGTCGCCGCCGAGGCGGTACTGCGGACGAACGTGATCGTGCTGCGCAGCCTCGGCAAGAACTTCGGCCTGCACGGCGTCCGGTTCGGCTATCTCGTCTCCAACCCGACGCTCGCGGGCAAGGTGCGTGCCGCGCTGCCCAAGTGGAACCTCAACTCCTTTGCCGAGACCGTGGTGTTCATGCTGAGGGAACACCGTCAGGAGTACGCGCAGAGTCTCGCCCAGGCGCGTCAGGACCGGCAGGAGATGATGTGGCGGCTGTCCCAGCTGCCGGGGCTGACCGTCTACCCCTCGCAGGGGAACTTCCTCTATGTACGCCTCCCGGAGGGTGTGGACGGAGCCGTTCTGCGTGACCGCCTGCTCGGCGAGCACGGCGTGCTGGTGCGCGAGTGCAGCAACAAGGTGGGCAGTTCCGGCCGCTTCCTGCGACTCGTGATCAGACCGCAGCACGATGTGGCACGGCTGATGTCGGCGATGGAACAGGTCCTCTACGGCCGCAGCGTGCAGGTCCCCGAGCAGCCTCCGCAGCCGATGGCGCCCATGCTCTCCCAGGTCCCCTCGCAGGCACAGCCCCAACCGCAGCCCCAGCCGCAACCCCAGCGCCAGCCGCAGCCTCAGATGCAGATGCAGATGCAGGCCCCGGCACCGATGCTGGCGCTCGCTCAGGAACCGGTCTCGGCCCGGGGGTTGTCCCCGGCCCGCCAGCCGGCCCCCGGCCGCACCGCTGCACCCCCGGCGGCCCCCGCGGCCGCGCTCTCCCAGGCGATGGTCCCCGGGTACACGTCGGGGACGGCGGCGGTCGACCGGCTGATCGCGGGGGCGTGA